A window from Sus scrofa isolate TJ Tabasco breed Duroc chromosome 2, Sscrofa11.1, whole genome shotgun sequence encodes these proteins:
- the LOC100525859 gene encoding olfactory receptor 10H4-like, whose protein sequence is MLNSKNLYDLLHLTDEDDVGSLSAQNYSTVSEFILIGFSNFPQQLLPTFFLLYLLMYLFTLLGNLLIMTTIWREHSLHTPMYLFLCALSTSEILFTVAVTPRMLVDMLSTHHSISFVACASQMFFSFTFGFTHSFLLMIMGYDRYVAICHPLRYNVLMSTRDCARLVSWSWAGGSVMGMMVTMIVFHLTFCGSNEIHHFACHVLALLKLACGKETSSVTLGVILVCVTALMGCLFLIVLSYVFIVAAILRIPSAEGRHKTFSTCVSHLTIVIVHYGFASIIYLKPKGPRSMDSNTLMATTYTVFTPFLSPIIFSLRNKELKNAIKKSFHRKFSPSS, encoded by the exons ATGCTGAACAGTAAGAACTTGTATGATTTACTCCATCTTACTGATGAAGATG ATGTAGGATCACTGTCTGCTCAGAACTATAGCACAGTGTCTGAATTCATCCTCATCGGCTTCTCCAACTTCCCTCAGCAGCTCCTGCCCACCTTCTTCCTGCTCTACCTGCTGATGTACCTGTTCACGCTGCTGGGGAACCTCCTCATCATGACCACCATCTGGAGGGAGCACAgtctccacacacccatgtacctCTTCCTGTGTGCCCTCTCTacctctgagattctcttcacTGTCGCTGTCACCCCTCGCATGCTGGTTGACATGCTCTCCACCCACCACAGCATCTCCTTTGTGGCCTGTGCCAGCCAGATGTTTTTCTCCTTCACGTTCGGCTTCACCCACTCCTTCCTGCTCATGATCATGggctatgaccgctatgtggccatctgccacccccttCGCTACAACGTGCTCATGAGCACACGTGACTGTGCCCGTCTTGTGTCCTGGTCCTGGGCTGGTGGCTCAGTCATGGGGATGATGGTGACAATGATAGTTTTCCACCTCACCTTCTGTGGGTCTAATGAAATCCACCATTTTGCCTGCCATGTGCTTGCTCTCTTGAAGTTGGCCTGTGGGAAAGAGACATCTTCTGTCACCTTGGGTGTGATCCTAGTATGTGTCACAGCCCTGATGGGGTGTTTATTCCTCATTGTTCTCTCCTATGTCTTCATCGTGGCTGCTATCTTGAGGATCCCCTCTGCTGAGGGCCGGCACAAGACCTTCTCCACCTGTGTCTCCCACCTCACCATAGTTATTGTGCACTACGGTTTTGCCTCCATCATCTACCTCAAGCCCAAGGGCCCCCGTTCTATGGACAGTAACACTCTGATGGCCACCACCTATACAGTCTTCACCCCCTTTCTGAGCCCAATCATTTTCAGCCTCCGGAATAAGGAGCTGAAGAATGCCATAAAGAAAAGCTTTCACAGAAAATTCTCTCCAAGTTCCTGA